Proteins encoded within one genomic window of Clupea harengus chromosome 10, Ch_v2.0.2, whole genome shotgun sequence:
- the cart1 gene encoding cocaine- and amphetamine-regulated transcript protein, with amino-acid sequence MISIRFLLLGFTCCAWISWVTCEDFLEIRSVEDSIIKTQEEKDLIDALQEVLEKLRNKQMPTTEKKLGWVPSCDAGEQCAVRKGARIGKLCSCPRGTSCSFNVLKCL; translated from the exons ATGATCAGCATACGCTTTCTGTTGCTTGGCTTCACCTGCTGCGCGTGGATCTCCTGGGTTACCTGCGAGGATTTTCTCGAAATTCGTTCAGTTGAAGACTCCATCATCAAAACTCAAGAGGAGAAAGATTTG ATCGACGCACTCCAAGAAGTTCTCGAAAagctgagaaacaaacaaatgccaACAACAGAAAAGAAACTGGGCTGGGTTCCGTCG TGCGATGCTGGGGAGCAGTGTGCCGTTCGCAAGGGCGCGCGCATTGGAAAGCTGTGCAGTTGCCCGAGAGGAACGTCCTGCAGCTTTAATGTGCTGAAGTGTTTGTAA